A genomic segment from Castor canadensis chromosome 1, mCasCan1.hap1v2, whole genome shotgun sequence encodes:
- the LOC141415602 gene encoding ester hydrolase C11orf54 homolog, translating to MACTEFSFHMPSLEELAEVMQKGLKDNFADVQVSVVDCPDLTKEPFTFPVKGKQVFVSCLLCFYMLLVFNHNLFLKPVLFLSIKNPILLQLLSYILTNFFTMPAEFSSCPLTSDEQVNKWLNFYEMKAPLVCLPVFVSRDPGFDLRLEHTHFFSRHGEGGHYHYDTTPDTVEYLGYFTPAQFLYRIDQPKETHSFGRD from the exons atggcttgtactgaattttcttttcatatgccAAGTCTAGAGGAGCTTGCTGAAG tTATGCAGAAGGGGTTAAAAGATAACTTTGCTGATGTGCAGGTCTCTGTAGTTGATTGCCCTGATTTGACTAAAGAACCATTTACCTTTCCTGTAAAAGGTAAGcaggtttttgtttcttgtttgttgtgTTTTTACATGCTTTTGGTTTTCAATCATAATCTTTTTCTAAAGCCAGTgttatttttatctataaaaaACCCTATATTGTTACAACTTTTAAGCTATATTTTGACTAATTTCT TCACCATG CCTGCAGAATTTTCTTCCTGCCCATTGACCTCTGATGAACAGGTGAATAAATGGTTGAATTTTTATGAGATGAAGGCTCCTTTGGTTTGTCTACCAGTTTTTGTCTCCAGAGACCCG GGGTTTGATTTGCGGCTGGAACACACCCACTTTTTTAGTCGTCATGGAGAAGGTGGACACTACCACTATGACACTACTCCAGATACAGTGGAATATCTCGGATACTTCACTCCCGCCCAGTTTCTCTATCGCATTGATCAACCGAAAGAGACCCATTCATTTGGGAGAGATTAA